A window of Dorea formicigenerans contains these coding sequences:
- a CDS encoding phosphoribosylaminoimidazolesuccinocarboxamide synthase, with translation MKPIKEGKVREIYDNGDSLIMVATDRISCFDVILNNVVTKKGTVLTQMSKFWFNLTKDIIPNHMISTNVKDMPEFFQKPEFDGNSMMCRKLEMLPIECIVRGYITGSGWASYKENGTVCGITLPEGLKESDKLPEPIYTPSTKAEIGDHDENISYEQSIAHLEKYFPGKGEEYAKKLRDYTIALYKKCADYALTRGIIIADTKFEFGLDENGNMVLGDEMLTPDSSRFWPADGYEPGHGQPSFDKQFARDWLKANPDNDWTLPDEIVEKTIDKYLQSYEMLTGEKLA, from the coding sequence ATGAAACCAATCAAAGAAGGAAAAGTACGTGAAATCTATGATAACGGTGACAGCCTGATTATGGTTGCTACGGACCGCATCAGCTGTTTTGATGTGATTCTTAATAACGTCGTTACAAAAAAAGGAACTGTTCTGACTCAGATGTCCAAGTTCTGGTTCAATCTGACAAAAGACATTATTCCGAACCATATGATCTCTACTAATGTAAAAGATATGCCTGAGTTCTTCCAGAAACCAGAGTTCGATGGCAACAGTATGATGTGCCGCAAGCTTGAAATGCTTCCAATCGAGTGCATTGTCCGCGGATACATTACAGGAAGCGGATGGGCAAGCTATAAAGAAAATGGAACAGTCTGCGGAATCACTCTTCCGGAAGGATTAAAAGAGTCCGACAAACTTCCAGAACCAATCTACACACCATCTACAAAAGCTGAGATTGGTGACCACGACGAGAATATTTCCTATGAGCAGAGCATTGCTCATCTTGAAAAATACTTCCCTGGAAAAGGTGAAGAGTATGCCAAGAAGCTTCGCGATTACACCATCGCTCTTTATAAGAAATGTGCGGACTACGCACTGACACGCGGTATCATCATTGCTGATACAAAATTTGAATTCGGTCTTGATGAGAACGGTAACATGGTACTTGGTGACGAGATGCTCACACCAGACAGCTCCCGTTTCTGGCCAGCAGATGGTTATGAGCCGGGGCATGGACAGCCGTCCTTCGACAAGCAGTTCGCCCGTGACTGGCTGAAAGCAAATCCGGATAATGACTGGACCCTTCCGGATGAAATCGTCGAGAAAACAATCGACAAATACTTACAGAGCTATGAGATGTTAACTGGAGAAAAATTAGCTTAA
- a CDS encoding DUF6198 family protein, which yields MQKNYIYRGGFYLVGLLVLALGISLNTKTGLGVSPIISVSYSISTIWNLNFGNMTMVLYCIFVLVEILLHTILCRKELKREDIALEHANEMNLKLVLIMDLLQIPLSLVFTRFLNVFGAWIPDLKTDCAGSFAGTFSGRVFFLIIAIILTGVGAAMSLNMRIIPNPGDGIVQAIADTIHKSTGFTKNCFDLFNICVTISVGLIFAHHLVGIGLGTVLAVIGVGRAIAAFNYLFYEKTKTLAGL from the coding sequence ATGCAAAAGAATTACATTTACCGTGGGGGCTTTTACTTAGTAGGATTACTGGTACTGGCCCTCGGTATCTCTCTGAATACGAAGACGGGACTTGGGGTCTCTCCCATCATCTCCGTATCTTACAGCATATCCACAATCTGGAATCTAAACTTTGGAAATATGACGATGGTACTTTATTGTATCTTTGTTCTGGTAGAAATACTTCTTCATACCATCCTGTGCCGGAAAGAACTGAAACGTGAAGATATTGCTTTGGAGCATGCAAATGAAATGAATCTGAAGCTTGTTCTTATTATGGATCTTTTACAGATTCCATTAAGTCTTGTATTTACAAGATTTTTAAATGTGTTCGGTGCGTGGATTCCTGATCTGAAAACAGACTGTGCAGGCAGCTTTGCCGGAACATTTTCCGGACGTGTATTTTTCCTGATCATTGCTATTATACTGACCGGCGTCGGTGCCGCCATGTCACTGAACATGCGTATCATTCCAAATCCGGGAGACGGTATCGTACAGGCAATTGCTGATACCATTCACAAAAGCACTGGATTTACAAAGAACTGCTTCGATCTGTTCAACATCTGCGTGACCATCAGCGTCGGTTTGATCTTCGCTCACCATCTGGTCGGCATTGGACTTGGAACCGTCCTTGCTGTCATCGGTGTCGGACGCGCAATTGCTGCATTTAATTATCTTTTTTATGAGAAAACAAAAACTCTGGCCGGACTTTAA